Proteins encoded by one window of Dietzia sp. B32:
- a CDS encoding ABC transporter ATP-binding protein — MDTPDGRITPVDGVDISLRRGETIGIVGESGSGKSMLVRSIMGIAPTTARVDPASTVRFDGRDVLSLSQRQAQKFWGREIAMVFQDPLTSLNPIRTIGRQITDPLRHHLGLSRREATDRAVEMLTRVRIPSPRARLSEYPHQLSGGMRQRVGIAIALSCSPKLLIADEPTTALDVTVQHEILDLLHGLQADSDMAMILVSHDLAVVSQHTDRIGVMYAGRFLEVGDTRALLDEPAHPYTGALLDSIPRPDLPPHTLLTVIEGRPPNLREMPAGCRFAPRCPRVADDCLAVDPPLEDLATTPGVMPRFAVPGAGIRSTEVHRAACHHPLVPATASTPSEAS, encoded by the coding sequence ATCGACACCCCCGACGGTCGCATCACTCCCGTCGACGGCGTCGACATCTCCCTGCGACGCGGTGAGACGATCGGGATCGTGGGCGAGTCGGGTTCCGGCAAGTCGATGCTCGTCCGGTCGATCATGGGCATCGCACCGACCACGGCCCGGGTCGACCCGGCCTCGACGGTCCGCTTCGACGGCCGGGATGTGCTGTCCCTGTCCCAGCGGCAGGCACAGAAGTTCTGGGGACGCGAGATCGCCATGGTCTTCCAGGACCCGCTGACCTCGCTCAACCCGATCCGGACGATCGGCCGTCAGATCACCGACCCGCTGCGACACCACCTGGGACTGAGCCGCCGCGAGGCCACAGACCGGGCGGTCGAGATGCTGACGCGGGTGCGCATCCCCTCTCCCCGTGCCCGACTCTCCGAGTACCCGCACCAGCTCTCGGGCGGCATGCGCCAGCGCGTCGGCATCGCGATCGCACTGTCCTGCTCCCCCAAGTTGCTCATCGCCGACGAGCCCACCACCGCGCTCGACGTGACGGTGCAGCACGAGATCCTCGACCTGCTGCACGGACTGCAGGCCGACTCCGACATGGCGATGATCCTCGTCAGCCACGACCTCGCGGTGGTCTCGCAGCACACCGACCGGATCGGTGTCATGTACGCCGGCCGGTTCCTCGAGGTGGGCGACACGCGGGCCCTGCTCGACGAGCCCGCGCACCCGTACACCGGCGCGCTGCTCGACTCGATCCCGCGGCCGGACCTGCCGCCGCACACCCTGCTCACCGTGATCGAGGGACGCCCGCCCAATCTGCGCGAGATGCCCGCGGGCTGCCGGTTCGCTCCCCGCTGCCCGCGCGTGGCCGACGACTGCCTCGCCGTGGACCCGCCGCTCGAGGACCTGGCGACCACGCCGGGCGTGATGCCGCGGTTCGCCGTCCCCGGTGCCGGTATCCGCAGCACCGAAGTCCACCGAGCCGCGTGCCACCACCCGCTCGTCCCCGCCACTGCCAGCACACCCAGCGAGGCATCATGA
- a CDS encoding ABC transporter ATP-binding protein, which translates to MTVPSNDLTGSAGSETAGRPAEADLVVVDTGAADTDAVDKLVVDGVTVEYHTRKGTVHAVSDVSLTVPRGSTLALVGESGCGKSSLGRAMLQLPRPSSGRVKVDDTDLCALSGAALTRARRMIQMVFQDPVSSLNPRRKVRDIVAEGLEIQGVDGGREEIRRRVDAALEAVGLDPEHAGGRRPSEFSGGQCQRIALARALVLEPEVLVCDEPVSALDVSVQAQILNLLEEMKERYHLTMVFISHDLSVVHNIADRVAVMYLGTVCEVADTESLYRAPAHPYTMLLISSAPTLGGTLADTLGEDSITATSSELPSPLNPPSGCRFRTRCPLATDICATDRPPLVDIAPGHQVACHHPLQENR; encoded by the coding sequence ATGACCGTCCCCTCGAACGACCTCACCGGTTCGGCCGGGTCGGAGACCGCGGGCCGTCCGGCGGAAGCCGACCTCGTCGTCGTCGACACCGGGGCTGCCGACACCGACGCCGTCGACAAACTCGTGGTCGACGGCGTGACCGTCGAGTACCACACCCGCAAGGGCACGGTCCACGCCGTCTCGGACGTCTCCCTCACCGTCCCCCGGGGCTCCACACTGGCCCTGGTCGGCGAGTCCGGCTGCGGCAAGTCCAGCCTCGGGCGGGCCATGCTGCAGCTGCCCCGCCCCTCGTCCGGACGCGTCAAGGTCGACGACACCGACCTGTGCGCGCTGTCCGGGGCGGCCCTGACCCGCGCCCGCAGGATGATCCAGATGGTGTTCCAGGACCCCGTCTCCTCGCTCAACCCGCGCCGCAAGGTCCGCGACATCGTGGCCGAGGGGCTGGAGATCCAGGGCGTCGACGGCGGTCGCGAGGAGATCCGGCGCCGTGTGGACGCCGCCCTCGAGGCGGTCGGTCTGGACCCCGAGCACGCCGGCGGCCGGCGCCCGTCCGAGTTCTCCGGCGGGCAGTGCCAGCGGATCGCCCTGGCCCGCGCCCTCGTACTGGAACCCGAGGTGCTGGTCTGCGACGAGCCCGTGTCCGCGCTCGACGTCTCCGTGCAGGCGCAGATCCTCAACCTGCTCGAGGAGATGAAGGAGCGCTACCACCTGACGATGGTCTTCATCTCCCACGACCTGTCGGTGGTGCACAACATCGCCGACCGCGTGGCGGTGATGTACCTCGGCACGGTGTGCGAGGTCGCCGACACCGAGTCGCTGTACCGGGCCCCGGCCCACCCGTACACGATGCTGCTCATCTCGTCCGCGCCGACGCTCGGCGGGACGCTCGCCGACACGCTGGGCGAGGACTCCATCACCGCGACCAGCTCCGAGCTGCCCTCGCCCCTGAACCCCCCGTCCGGATGCAGATTCCGAACCCGGTGCCCACTGGCCACCGACATCTGCGCCACCGACCGTCCTCCCTTGGTCGACATCGCGCCCGGCCACCAGGTCGCGTGCCACCACCCTCTCCAGGAGAATCGATGA
- a CDS encoding ABC transporter substrate-binding protein, with protein sequence MKRTTSALAVLAAAALTLSACGGGEESTSASGGAEGQAPDQSERCTEDLAGGTITVGEFSMLPSFAPGQGQYGVRGGAQSAAVYDRLMVWNPEAEAFEPKLAESLEANDDNTVWTMTLRDGVTFSNGDPLTADDVAFTVGLHKDPATRSVAMTEAMQISDVRVVDPLTVEFTLADPWAGFPITLAGTVGEVIPKAAYEAADPRDWARNPIGAGAFTVANYVPDQETVLEPNPDYYGGPVCPTLKFIRIPGSQGTYDAFQTGELQVAFLRGAKFMNMATSDDVRGFEEIISSGSVINMNSGKAGYDGILTDVRARRAVAAAMDRDLWNQRLYDGEGQATSALIAESSRLFDGQEGPAYDVEKAKALVAELKADRPDWDGSLRMLISDGPENIEAGVVAKALLDAAGFDVRIDNAPVSQVTARQFTGDYEIVIGGLATSDADPAAAFASGMLPTGATNLTGIDDPELTAAVNDLKAAGDLDAQKEALTRLQEVFNEVQPFTVMANAEQYVAVSDTIGGLTPTLSSTVLYDGAFVKE encoded by the coding sequence ATGAAGCGCACCACCAGCGCCCTGGCCGTACTCGCGGCCGCCGCCCTGACCCTGTCCGCGTGCGGCGGCGGGGAGGAGTCCACCTCCGCCTCCGGCGGCGCCGAGGGTCAGGCCCCCGACCAGTCCGAGCGGTGCACCGAGGACCTCGCCGGCGGCACGATCACCGTGGGCGAATTCTCCATGCTCCCGTCCTTCGCCCCCGGTCAGGGCCAGTACGGTGTCCGCGGCGGAGCCCAGTCGGCCGCCGTCTACGACCGGCTGATGGTGTGGAACCCCGAGGCCGAGGCGTTCGAGCCCAAGCTCGCCGAGTCCCTCGAGGCCAACGACGACAACACCGTCTGGACCATGACGCTGCGCGACGGCGTCACCTTCTCCAACGGCGACCCCCTCACCGCGGACGACGTCGCGTTCACGGTCGGCCTGCACAAGGACCCCGCCACCCGGTCGGTCGCGATGACCGAGGCCATGCAGATCTCCGACGTCCGCGTGGTGGACCCGCTCACCGTCGAGTTCACACTCGCCGACCCGTGGGCAGGGTTCCCCATCACGCTCGCCGGCACCGTCGGAGAGGTCATCCCCAAGGCCGCCTACGAGGCCGCCGATCCGCGGGACTGGGCGCGCAACCCGATCGGCGCCGGCGCGTTCACTGTCGCCAACTACGTCCCCGACCAGGAGACGGTCCTCGAGCCCAACCCGGACTACTACGGCGGCCCCGTCTGCCCCACCCTGAAGTTCATCCGCATCCCCGGTTCCCAGGGCACCTACGACGCCTTCCAGACCGGGGAGCTCCAGGTGGCCTTCCTGCGTGGCGCCAAGTTCATGAACATGGCCACGTCCGACGACGTCCGCGGTTTCGAGGAGATCATCAGCTCCGGCTCGGTGATCAACATGAACTCGGGCAAGGCCGGCTACGACGGCATCCTCACCGACGTCCGCGCCCGCCGGGCCGTGGCGGCCGCCATGGACCGCGACCTGTGGAACCAGCGCTTGTACGACGGCGAGGGTCAGGCGACCTCCGCCCTGATCGCCGAATCCTCCCGACTGTTCGACGGCCAGGAGGGCCCGGCGTACGACGTCGAGAAGGCCAAGGCGCTCGTGGCGGAACTCAAGGCCGACCGCCCGGACTGGGACGGTTCCCTGCGGATGCTCATCTCCGACGGTCCCGAGAACATCGAGGCTGGCGTGGTGGCCAAGGCCCTGCTGGACGCGGCCGGGTTCGACGTCCGGATCGACAACGCCCCGGTCTCCCAGGTCACCGCGCGTCAGTTCACCGGCGACTACGAGATCGTGATCGGCGGCCTGGCCACCTCGGACGCCGATCCGGCGGCCGCGTTCGCCAGCGGCATGCTCCCGACCGGCGCGACCAACCTCACCGGCATCGACGACCCCGAGCTCACCGCCGCGGTCAACGACCTCAAGGCCGCCGGTGACCTCGACGCCCAGAAGGAGGCGCTCACGCGCCTACAGGAGGTCTTCAACGAGGTGCAGCCGTTCACCGTGATGGCCAACGCCGAGCAGTACGTGGCCGTCTCCGACACCATCGGGGGACTCACCCCGACCCTGTCCTCGACCGTCCTCTACGACGGGGCCTTCGTGAAGGAGTGA